Within the Zea mays cultivar B73 chromosome 10, Zm-B73-REFERENCE-NAM-5.0, whole genome shotgun sequence genome, the region TTTGTTGTGCCTGCATTTGTAAATTGAGATACTGAACTAGTGGAACCAAAGACTTATTTGAGTTGTTTATCTAGTCTAAAGTCCTGTTTGGAAGAAACCTAGTTTTTAAGAATCCAGTTTTTATGTCTAgtttttaaaaactggtttatggTGTTTGGAACCATATCAGTTTTCATAAACTGGTTTTAGTTAGGGAACGCTAGCTTCTTGTTTTTTAAGAAACTGAGAATCCAGTTTCTATAAACTGTATGTTTGGAACCACCCTAGTTTTCATAAACCAGTTTCTTTAAAAACTAGGTGcttccaaacaggccctaagcgACAAGGAAACCCGATACCCGACATTTCAGTCAGATCCATCAGACTATCAAGTAGTTTTAACTATTATTTGAGTGAGCGTTTATTAGTTTTTTGTTGCAATGAAGTTGCTAAAACGAATTCAAACTGGACTTGCTAAAACAAGTTCAAACTGGACTTGCTAAAACGAGTTTAAACTGGAAATTGTGTGTAGTCTTGCCTTTCTGGGACCCGAAACATATCCATAAGTAACTATGAATAGGATCAAAACATTACCTCCAGGGTATTTTTTTTCAGGAGCATGCCAGAATTGTATTATGCTAAACAATGTAAATTTGATACCAAATGGTATTTATTTATGCAGTGGCATAATTCCCCCCTCACCAGAGGAGTACCCAATTTTGGGACTCAATCTTCTGAGGCTGTTGGTTCAGAATAGAATTGCTGAGTTCCATACTGAGCTGGAGCTTTTACCTGTCAAGGCACTTGAGCACCCTTGCATCAAGCATGCTGTAGAGCTTGAGCAATCCTTCATGGAGGGTGCCTACAACCGAGTGTTAAGCGCTCGGCAAGCTGTGCCACATGAGACCTATGTTTACTTCATGGACCTTCTCGCCAAGACAGTTAGGTGAGTGGGATTCTGTTACTCCTGTTTATTTGATTGTTTGATTTTATCTCATTGTGTTTTCCTGCTCTCACAGAGATGAGATCGCTGGGTGCAGCGAAAAGGGGTATGATTCCCTATCTGTAAGTGATGCAAAACAAATGCTTATGTTCAGTTCTGACCAAGATCTGCACGAGTACATCACAGAGGTAGCTTTAGTCTTTTAAACCCCCCTCCTTTTTCTGAGTGTATTTCTATGTGAAATCATATGATAGTTACTGTAAAGTATAATATTGTGAACATGGTTAACAGGAGCACCCGGAATGGGAGCTTAAGAACGGTGCCGTCTTCTTCCAGAAGGCAAAGGAGTCACAGCCCTACAAGGAGATCCCATCCTTGCAGCTCATCAACCAGACGCTCAGCTATGCGAGGGAGCTGGAGCGTATTGTATGATTTAATTTCACAGTAATCCCTGGTTGATGTTTATTTCTGTGGTCACTTGGCATGGCATGTACTGTCCTTTACATTTGAGATCAGCTCTGATCGCAGCTCATGTCAGCTCTGATCAATCTCTGAAGGGCTTGATCTCTGCGGCATTGTTTCACCACATTAACTGCATTGCTTGAAAGATGCCTGTCATCCATTGCTGCTGTTAACTTTTGATGGGCTTAATATTGAATTATTACATCGAAATTGCACTGATTGTCTTTTTTTATTTAAAAAAAGACAAATTATGTTGACAAGATTAGTCATACTGGAAAACAGAGATTGCTCATTCAAGTATGCTTGAGCGAAACATGAGCATACATCTGTGCTTAACTGAAGGGAAGTCTTATTTTGGTTTGGTGTTGTGGTTAAAAACACAATTTTACCGGTTTATGTTCTGCAAAGAGGAAGTTTACTAATGAGACGATGAACGGGATCAAAGTCATGCAGATCCATTTAAGAAAATGTCATGGTCACCGTCCTTTCATGTGCCGAGTAACTGACAATAAATTGACTGTCTCGTCTGAAAATATCATTTCTGAATTACTGGTGTAAATAAAATAGATCTTATGGTCTAATAAATTTGGATTTTGCTGTCTGATAAATAATATTGTAATTTAAACTAATATTGTTTGTCGATATATAAGGTTGATACAATCTAAACTATGGTAAAATGATACTGGACAACGTGTTAGCCATAGAAAGTATGGTTATGAAAGTGATTCTGGTTCCACAGTTTAGGCTTGGGTACCTATGGCGATTCTGTAAAGAACTGTAACAACTGCACGGAAAAGAACTATAACAAGCAACACAATTTAGGTGAAATttttctttctcttctctatATCTCTTTTCTCTCTAACAGTGTCCTTTATATGTCGTCCTCTATATCTAAATAACTATATTAGAGATA harbors:
- the LOC100282470 gene encoding 26S proteasome non-ATPase regulatory subunit 8, translated to MDPKMTEVTQMFARFKAAYTRNDLDACVTLLSQLKVHLTKFPSLPPSFEQTPKAVEELKLARDIYEHAVVLSVKLEDQDAFERDFCQLKPYYMDTCGIIPPSPEEYPILGLNLLRLLVQNRIAEFHTELELLPVKALEHPCIKHAVELEQSFMEGAYNRVLSARQAVPHETYVYFMDLLAKTVRDEIAGCSEKGYDSLSVSDAKQMLMFSSDQDLHEYITEEHPEWELKNGAVFFQKAKESQPYKEIPSLQLINQTLSYARELERIV